TTAACAGTGGTCTCAGCAACTGTTGTAGGTTTGTAAAGTAATGGCTACTTGTAATTTGTGACAGATGATAAACACTAAACAAAGACCCCACTGTGGCATAATTTTCTATCACCTTTCTtacagaaaaagaaaatgacaaaGCAGATCATGCTTACCTTCACAGATGGTGTAACCATCTCCTTTAAGCTGCACCCCATCTACCAGGGGGCACTCGCAAACCCTACCACGGTATGTATCCTGAATGAACGCTCAAAATAATCATTGACAACAGAAACTATCAAATAACTATAAAGTAACTGGATATATGGATGAATAATTTTCTTCCTACCTTGCAAGCTGTGAGATTGGCCGCTTTATCCTGCCAACAACCACCATTATTCTCCAAGCATTCATTTGTCTCAATATCTGCAATGAATTTTAGCCCGCTTGAGAGTTTTACTTTTGCCTATATAAACATAACGAATTCAACTTATACATGTGAAGAGAAAAGATAACTTACCACTACTCAAACAAATAGATGGTTCAGTGGCTTCCTCAAAACCTGCACATATGGCCTTAAGAACAGCACCCTTTGCCAGCTTTCCTGCATGGACAAAACTAAGTTTAGGAAACAGCCGAAATCTTATCCAAGGGCAATAAGCAAAAGAACAAACCTCGATACTGTCGATTATTGACCACAAGAGTTGGCAATATGGTTACGTCACCCCTTGATCCCTTCCCAATCTAAACTCAATATAGTTTCAAGCATGATATTGCTGTTAGTATTAAATTAATAGTTGCCAACAATGAACTTCAAACATTAGTTTTAAAGGTACTATGCTGAAGGAATGTATACCTGAGCTTGTTGCTCTTCTTTGAGGACAGGATTTTCAGAATCAGCATCTGGATCTCCCATACACTTTTCTATCGAGTCCATATCAAGCCCTGTGCAATGTCAGACAAATATTAAGGGACCATTCACCATAATAAATGGCCGACCAACATCTTTCACAACATGAAAAATACACAGCAGAAATCACCAACCAAGTGATTTGATTACAGAATGAGCACATTCCTTGTTGTACTTTTTCTCCTTCATGGGGCACCGAATCTGAAAATCAGTTACATAGTCCCACCAAATCCAGGGCTTTCCAGTATTATTTGCAGCTCTGAAAACACATAGCTGTCTCAGGTTTTCAATAACTACATCTTTTCCATCATATCCTGAACTAAAATCCTGCTCTGGGTCAGGAGCACAGTATCTTCCATGGTTGATGCACTGTGATTTGCATTGTCTACTTAAGGTGAACGCCTGGGGACAGAACCAAGTTATATAATGTGGTGTAAACTGAGTATATCGACGCCTTTCAAGTATCTGAGCAGCACCCTTGAAGTCTTTCAAAAACTCCATCAACATGTCACATTTAAACCCACATTCATCATTACTATTAGTCCAGAGCTCATATTCCACACGATCATCAGGATGTGGAACAGCTTCTCTCCAATCAAGACTCAGGCTGACCATTTCCCCAGCAttgatttctttctttaattgttCACTGAAACCCTTTCTTATAAGTGCAGATGGTATTGTTATATTTTCTACGTATGTTGCAGTTGAACCATCCTCCTCTGGTGAGTCCATAGTGATTAATGGCTCGTCAAGGTGGTCTGCAACAAGAACTGCAGAAGCACCTACCTTTTGGGCATTCCAAACCTTAAGAGCAAATAAACAATCTGGAGAAAATACAACATAACAAGATATCAGACAAGTTGCTAAGATATTAAAAAAGGGGCTGTCACAGGGTCCACA
This region of Cucumis melo cultivar AY chromosome 7, USDA_Cmelo_AY_1.0, whole genome shotgun sequence genomic DNA includes:
- the LOC103494807 gene encoding vacuolar-sorting receptor 4-like isoform X2 → MGHRNLGFFPFPWLLLLSLVPLCMARFVVEKNSLRVTSPEKIRGTYDSAIGNFGIPQYGGSLAGVVVYPKENQKGCKDFSDFHISFQSKPGSLPIFVMVDRGDCLFALKVWNAQKVGASAVLVADHLDEPLITMDSPEEDGSTATYVENITIPSALIRKGFSEQLKKEINAGEMVSLSLDWREAVPHPDDRVEYELWTNSNDECGFKCDMLMEFLKDFKGAAQILERRRYTQFTPHYITWFCPQAFTLSRQCKSQCINHGRYCAPDPEQDFSSGYDGKDVVIENLRQLCVFRAANNTGKPWIWWDYVTDFQIRCPMKEKKYNKECAHSVIKSLGLDMDSIEKCMGDPDADSENPVLKEEQQAQIGKGSRGDVTILPTLVVNNRQYRGKLAKGAVLKAICAGFEEATEPSICLSSDIETNECLENNGGCWQDKAANLTACKDTYRGRVCECPLVDGVQLKGDGYTICEARGPGRCNVNNGGCWQESRNGLSMSACVDNGEVKCKCPPGFRGDGVKTCEDINECKERKACQCSECSCTNTWGSYDCSCSGDLLYMRDHDICISKNASAAKSSWSFFWVILIGLAIAAGGAYMVYKYRLRAYMDSEIRAIMAQYMPLDSQGEVPNHVNGDRLDRL
- the LOC103494807 gene encoding vacuolar-sorting receptor 4-like isoform X1 is translated as MGHRNLGFFPFPWLLLLSLVPLCMARFVVEKNSLRVTSPEKIRGTYDSAIGNFGIPQYGGSLAGVVVYPKENQKGCKDFSDFHISFQSKPGSLPIFVMVDRGDCLFALKVWNAQKVGASAVLVADHLDEPLITMDSPEEDGSTATYVENITIPSALIRKGFSEQLKKEINAGEMVSLSLDWREAVPHPDDRVEYELWTNSNDECGFKCDMLMEFLKDFKGAAQILERRRYTQFTPHYITWFCPQAFTLSRQCKSQCINHGRYCAPDPEQDFSSGYDGKDVVIENLRQLCVFRAANNTGKPWIWWDYVTDFQIRCPMKEKKYNKECAHSVIKSLGLDMDSIEKCMGDPDADSENPVLKEEQQAQIGKGSRGDVTILPTLVVNNRQYRGKLAKGAVLKAICAGFEEATEPSICLSSDIETNECLENNGGCWQDKAANLTACKDTYRGRVCECPLVDGVQLKGDGYTICEVARGPGRCNVNNGGCWQESRNGLSMSACVDNGEVKCKCPPGFRGDGVKTCEDINECKERKACQCSECSCTNTWGSYDCSCSGDLLYMRDHDICISKNASAAKSSWSFFWVILIGLAIAAGGAYMVYKYRLRAYMDSEIRAIMAQYMPLDSQGEVPNHVNGDRLDRL